Within the Arachis duranensis cultivar V14167 chromosome 10, aradu.V14167.gnm2.J7QH, whole genome shotgun sequence genome, the region aaactcatagtaaagtccagaaatgtgaatttaacataaaaactaatgaaaacatccctaaaagtagctcaaacttactaaaaactatataaaaacaatgccaaaaagcgtataaattatccgctcatcaactacaaaatattttaaataaaatatcctttaaatttaacattaatttacaaaaatttaaattaatttttaaataatataatacttattaaaatttattacatacTATTATTGATTTACTATTTCGCAAGTCACTctagtttatttataattagagCAAGCTtactttattagtttatttacGTGTCCCTTTACATAAAGCAAAAGATACACCTACGCActataaatatgattaaaatataaaaaatgagaatTATATCCAATTgagagacaaaataaataaataaataaaggttTCTTTAaaaaccttttatttttatataatccACCAATGCATGATCTGAGATTCTGAGTACTTAATTACTTATGGTGGTTTATGgtgattttcatttttaatttaatttttaaaacataaaaagtaaaaaagaagtATAATTCGTCTCAACAAattcatctttttaaaataaaaaaaattacaattttttatttacccttatatttctagaaatcacctatattcatatattgttcttttttttttttgacatttCTGATAATTTCAAACcatatacaaaattttttccCCTTCTTTACCATCATAACTTATTAATAATTCAaccaaacaaattttaaaatatatcattACACATTTagacaaaaaataagaaaaaccagGAAACCGACAAACACAGGTAGCAGTTTATGTTCTGTTCTGTGTCCACATCTGTTGCAACTTGTTGTGTGTACTGTCAACTGTGTGTACTGTACCAATATCAAGAGGCACAGGTAAATCATCATCTTCAACTTCAAGTTTCAAccattattttcttcttcttaatcATCGTTTCTATGATCTTCAGTTATTGAGCAAAGTCATGGGAAGGTTGTTTGTGATCAATCTTGAAGGGAAGATCTATAGCTGCAAACACTGCCGCACCCACCTTGCCATATCTGAAGACATCATCTCCAAGGTTCCATTTTGATCGAATACCCACTTTTTTTCAGTGAAAAACTCTTCTGGGTAGATGCCATTTTTAACAGATTCTTAGTCCCATTTGTTGTTTCACTCTTCTGTTGTTGAATGTTGATTGCTTTGTTATGTTCCATGTAATGTGAATGAGTAGCTATAGTGTCATCACTTGAGGGGCTTGACTTGATCAATGTTGATTTTGTTCTATGTACGTGTTGGTTTTTAACATGGTATTGTTAGAGATATAACAAtttatctctctctttctatcaGTTTAAGTTTAAGTTTAAGCTTTTGtgagaaataattttatgttatgaTATCGGAATTTTTATGACCTAAAAATCTAGAATTTGATCTTTGTTGactctaaaataaaagaagttttggcataaggaaaataaaaaagaaaagaaaagaaaatctatgcaaaatttaaataaatccaAGTGGTAGTCAGACTTGAGTGCTGAAAAGAACCCTCAATAGGGAGTGATTATTCTTAACATGGTATTCATAGAGGATAACCATTAAGGTACCTATTATTACCAGCTTAAGCTTTTGGGGTAAGTAGTTTCATGACATGATAGTTGAACTTCTATGATCTAAAGGTCTAGAATTCGATTTTTATTAGTTCCAAAACCAAAAAATTTCGACgtaatgcaaataaaaaaagaaagaaggtcTATGCAAAATATACACAAATCCAATGTACTAGTCGGATTTGAGTCATGAAAAAAACCCCTCAATTGGAGACCTCTACCCTCTTTATGAGACTTTTGTTGGATTGGGTCAGGATATTCGGTTCCTAATAATAGGATTTGGATGCAATGGTTCTATGAGGATAAAAGAACATTGAATTTCAAGCAGCAGGTAAGATGGATCTTTGCATAGTCCATACTTTCAGTTCGAAAGAGACTATCACACGGGAAAGTCTATTAGATATAAAACTATGCATTTGGATGTTTATTTGgagattgatttttattttcctgTATGATGTTATTTTTGGAGTTTCAGATGTTGTGTATAACTTCTTATATAGAAATCATGAAGAtgttttttagttaattttttaatgagtaTGTTTGTATTCCTTGAATCATGTTTACCATTTGTTGTGAATAGAATGGATTGGACTGAAATGCAGACGAACTGCGGAAATCCATGCTATTCTGAATCTGATATCTACATACTTCTGTGAATATAGGATCTGGAAATAAATTGTGATAAAGTGGCACAGTTTCTCAGTTTGAATTTTTAGCATATTCATGATCACATTTGGTGAATTTCAATTGAGTTTAGGGGCATTTTAATTGATCAACTATCAGTTACATTACATGTCAACTTCAAGTTGCATCCACCTTAGCTCCATAGACTTATCTTTGAGTTCTGTTTTCTCTCGTCATGCGAGGGGACTCTCATCTTTCAAAGGAAATATACTGTTaatattttcttgaatttagtCATTTAATTACAATGTTTATGGAAATTTCTATTGCTGAAAATCTCTAAAATTGAGTTTTTCAATTAAAACAATCTTACTATATTTTTTCGcctcctcttttttcttgtGTCATTATTCAGGCCTTCCATTCCAGACATGGGAAAGCTTATCTTTTCAACAAGGTGTAAGTTATCCTTAATTTGGGCACTGTTAACCAAATTTTTAACCCAAAACAGTTTGAAGTTTGTGATTCATTGCTGTCTTGCCTCTTGGATCCTTGAAGTTGCCACATATTAGGTCTGTTTGCGGATGAGGCTGAaacttttttattctttgaCAGTGTGAATGTTTCTGTTGGAGAAAAAGAGGAGAGGACGATGATAACTGGATTGCATACTGTGGCTGACATATTCTGTGTTGGTTGCGGATCAATCCTTGGTTGGAAATATGTAAGCTTATGAGGAAGTGCTTCAAACATATTGGTTCTACATGTTCTTATGCTGCTTctaattcattttcttttattattgttactatTTACAGGAGATTGCTCATGAGAAAAACCAGAAGTACAAGGAAGGAAAATCGGTGCTCGAGCGGTGAGTagaaattttgttagaaagcatTGTTAACTATGGCAAGGTTTCTACATCATACAACTTTAAATTGGCAACTTTTGCAAatagtttataaaaattattactttTTACATTGACAGTCGAAATGGTTATCCAAAAGAACGGATATAATTGGACGATTGTGTAAAACGTTTTACTTTGTTAGTACATCAAAATAAAACtctttgaaaaagagaagaaaaacaaaagttggtatttgtactttttttttttttactttcaatGTAAGTTGTCCAACAACTTTTAGGTTGTCGACTCGACATAGCAATACTGGTGAGTTGTTTCCTGTTGGGCAGGTACAAGATTTCAGGTCCTGATGGAAGCAATTATTGGATTACTCATGAAGCTCATGCTGGTGGAAGTGACGCTGATGATGCTTAATCACCCTGACCCTGCCATTCCCATTTGTATATTACTTAACTTGGGAACGTATCATCTCATGGGAAATTTTCATATGACTTGGTTATATGAGATCTTCTAACATGTGTTTTCTGAGTCtcactttctaaattgatagtgAAAGATCACATATCATAAAGTTATATGAAGTTTTCGCATGATATGGTTCATTTTCTCTTAACCATGGGTTCAACGAATGTGGATTTACACTTGCATTTTAAGTATATCTATCTTATTATTGACTCTAATCTTAGAAAAAAAGGAAGATGAAATTTCTAATTCTTGCTCTTCAGTTTTAGTAGTTAATACCATAGTTGATGAACTATGAAAGTCTTCAAAATGTCTTGTCTAATGGTGTAACTCCTCTTGTGCGATTTTCACACTTTGTCATTTGAGTTCTCACGAGTAATTGTCCAAATGAATTCTTTAAATTTGATCTGTCcattaggtagcgtttgttttgagatactaagacagagactgagagactgagattcaatatcatgtttgttggttcagatattggtactaaaatttgtctctgttttcaaaattttagtatttcagtATCTCCAAAAAGTAGAGACACAggagattaaaatttttagagatggagattgaaactttaataatattttatacttaaaatactcttcttttaattaattaatttcaattttaccttttgtgcaaattaaattagagttctattcttgtttcaatttctatctttcattttgcaccaaacaaaatactaaaatttatttcaatcgaTGTTTCTTAGTCTTTGTatctcagtctcagtctttctatctctgtctctccaccaaacgctatTTCCAGCTAAGATTGACAAATTATTTGGGTGGGGTCTCTATGTCTTTTGTGATCATTATTAGAGctctttaggattttttttttgttattcttttaTATACACTAACTTAAATTTACtaattaagaattgataaatattagtaattttaattttttttatttatagaaattGAATAAAGAATACATGTATTAATAAGAATGACATTGTGATTGTTGTTACTAGTTTTATCTATTTATTAGTcttatctatttattattatttatttcaaaatgtTGAATTTTGAATCGTTGATGTTATATCTACTTAGTTAGTTGACATAAATACACTTAGTGGTTATGTTTTCAGATAAAATAGTGTCaattttttcattatctatTATAAAATAGAATATGCATTTCTTTTAACAATAACAAGTTTATGTGAATTAtgatgattaatttaaattgaggATACCTAAGatttaacataattttaataatatgatatcttaataacttttttaaatatcagtgaaaagattaaaaaatatatcctTCATTCAATTTCTagaagtaaaaaatttaaaaaattgttagtaTTTCTCAATCCTTACACGATAAATTTAGCCaattatatatgaaaaattaacgaaaaatagagaaaaatctTAAATTGCTCTTAACAATTATCCCAAAAGATAACAAGACTaccaataaaaaagatatgtcAATCCTAGTTGCCATTTAATGGAcaaatcaataatttaaaatagttatCAGGGTCGTTTAAGATTTTTTCTCTTAAATGAATGGATGAAGGATCACACATGACAAAAtcacttaaaatttaaatgaagGAATTTACTACTCTTATTTAATTTGGATACATTGACACAATTCTCATATTAACCAAGGAATGAGTAGTGTTATGGTAGGTAACTGGAGATTAATGGGCTAGACTAGTGTGGTTAGCCCAAACGTCTGAAGGAGGTGAACTCTGACTTGGATTGCGTTTGGGAGCCGCCGTCCGACTTGTGGGTAGGAAGGAATGGagagtggtacctgcaaagacactccaatgcctaagtcagcaaaaGGTTAAGCAGGTTTAAgtgtattggaacttagagatacctgaggggtgtcaatgtatttatagtggtgaacaaATAACCACCGTTAGtgtagttccaccttttaaagtggataaccgtccctttatatAAGAGAAGTTGAGATATGCCTCCTGGAAGTgagttgagagattttaggggcagttacttagTTGAATAAgggttatctgccagctaacctTCGATCTCGACTTCCTCAAAGTAGAGTTTGTGTtgaatccgacctcttttgaggAGGTCAGTGGGTAGCGAAGGCCAATCTTTAGATTGGGCCTTTTTGGCTCATTTGGACCTGAGCCTTAATGTTGgaccagggtatgaacagtgcccctactcgagtcTGATCTCTTTCAATTATGAGTTGGGCTCGAGTATTTGAACTCGGGCTTGTAATCGACATGATATGAGAACCGACGTGATTTAAAATTTTCCAACAGTCGTgtctaatcaaacgtcgcgtcTGTTTAGGGTTTTCGTATTTACACGTGGGAGCAGTTACATTGGTAACGATGCATTTCTTTAATGATCGCGTCGATTTACCATTTTGCACCTGAtgtgtttataaatactttttcctctctttcttctgtatttttttttttttgcattttgaaAGCTTTCTGCTTACACTTTTTCGAAGGAAATTCTTTAGCCTTCCTTCTTAGAGTGCATTGCCGCTGCTATTTCTACTTCCTTTTGTGCTTATTAACAAAGGTtggttttttctttctctccctTTATTATTGAATGCTTTA harbors:
- the LOC107469509 gene encoding protein yippee-like, whose protein sequence is MFCSVSTSVATCCVYCQLCVLYQYQEAQLLSKVMGRLFVINLEGKIYSCKHCRTHLAISEDIISKAFHSRHGKAYLFNKVVNVSVGEKEERTMITGLHTVADIFCVGCGSILGWKYEIAHEKNQKYKEGKSVLERYKISGPDGSNYWITHEAHAGGSDADDA